Genomic DNA from Acetilactobacillus jinshanensis:
ACGGTATTCATCAGCTTCGTAGACAAAGAACTTGGCGTTCTTACAACCATAACCTCGACCATCACCAATTAAATAATCAGTGGGCTCGATTGAACTCAGAACATGAGCTAATAAACCGGTGGTACTAGTTTTACCATGAGTCCCAGCAATCGCAATGCTGGTGTAACCCTTGATCATCTTGCCTAAGAACTGGTGATAACGGTAAACCTTTAAGCCCTGGTCCAACGCAGCTTTAATTTCTGGTTGTTCATCAGTAAATGAATTTCCGGCAATGATAGTTAAACCGGAATGAATATTCTTTGGATTAAAAGGCAGAATTTTAATTCCTGCTTTTTCTAACGGTTTCTGAGTAAATGTAGTTTGAGTAATATCGGAACCTTCGACTTGGTAGCCACGATCATGTAAGATCAAAGCCATTGATGCCATCCCGGTACCTTTAATCCCAACGAAATAGTAAACGGTATTTTGTTTCATACTAATCTTCCTCTAATTCTCTGGTTCGCTATATTTATATCATATTAATAATGACAAATAAAGCATTACAGGTTCAATTTCTTATAGTCAGCTTCGGTCAAGTATACATCTCGAGGCTTTGACCCTTCTTGACCAGAAATATAATTATGCTGTTCTAAATCATCAATAATCTTAGCGGCACGATTATAACCAATCGAGAAAACTCGCTGCAATTTAGACGTGGAAACCGTCTTTTCCTTAGCGATGTATGCTAAGACTTGTGGCATTAATTTATCCTGATTCTCTAACTTATTAACGTGTTTTAATAATGATCCTGGGTGGAATACGTACTGAGCAGGTTGTTGTTTACGAGCAAAGCCAGCCACCTTATCAATTTCCTGGTTACTTACATAACAACCCTGTAATCGGATCGGATGGCTACTGCCGTTACCTAAGAACAGCATGTCACCTTTACCCAGCAAGCGTTCGGCACCGGATTGATCAATAATCGTTCTTGAATCAACCTGACTTGATACCATAAATGCAACTCGGGTTGGAATGTTGTTCTTCATTGTACCAGTGATGACATCAACACTTGGTCGCTGAGTAGCAACGACTAAATGAATCCCTGCGGCACGAGCCTTTTGAGTAATTCGTACGATGTAGGTTTCAATCTCGTCACCAGCAACCATCATTAAATCAGCTAATTCATCAATCACGATCAAGATATACGGCATCTTCATTTGTGGTTGATGATGACTTTCAGCTTTTTCATTAAACTGTTCAATGTTTCGGACACCCGCAGCAGCTAACTTTTCGTAACGCTCGTTCATTTCCTTAGTTGCCCACTTCAATGAAGCGGCCGCCTGTTTAGGCTCAGAAATGACCGGTGATAACAGATACGGAATTCCGTTATACGGTGCAAATTCAACGGCCTTTGGATCAATTAAGATCATCTTTAATTCTTGTGGCGTTGCTTTATACATTAACGAAACCAACATACAGTTGATGAACACACTTTTACCGGAACCAGTCGCACCAGCAATTAAACCATGCGGCATCTTTCTTAAATCGGTAACTCGAGGTTTACCCGTTAAATCAACACCTAAAGCGATTGTTAAATCAGACTTACTGTCTCTAAAGGTCTTTGAATTAACAACTTCCGAAAGCATAACCGGACGTGGCTTCGGATTCGGGATTTCAATCCCACATGTGGTTTTACCAGGGATTGGGGCCTGAATTCGAATGTCTTTAGCGGCGAGAGCCATCTTTAAATCGTCTGATAGATGATTGATCTTACTGACTTTAACCCCTAAATGAAGTTTAACCTGAAATTGGGTAACGGTCGGACCGTTCGTCCAATCAACAACCTGGGCGTTCACGTGAAATGCTCTCAAGGTCTTATTTAAGGTATTAGCCTTATCTAAGATCCAGTCATCTAAGCCCTGATCATAATTTCGTTTTGGTGCCACCAATAAATCGTGACTTGGAAAATGATAATTAGAACTGGTCGACGGCTGAATTTCGGGATGTTCATCATCACCCGAATCAGAATCATCAAAATCGCTATTTGGTTGAACGTTAGTTGGATTTTGAGCCACAAAATCAGGTCGTTTGCCAAATGATTCATCGTCACTTGATGATTGAGATTCAACTGACGTATTACTCGACTCAATCATGACATCTTGATTTGAAGACAATGATTTTGTTTCATTATTATTCGATTGACTAGAACCCTCAGAAGCTTTAGATGATTCTGAAATATTGGATTCATTAGAAGCATTCTCCGATTCGTTACTGGTGGCTGCTCCTGACTTTGAAGCCAATTCAGACTTCTTGAACAATTCTAGATTATTCTTAATGTCCTGTTTTTCATCCCGCATAATCGATGAAAAGTCATGGCCTAGAGGTTCAGCACTCTCAGAAGATTCAACGTCAGGTTTTACTGATGAATTAGATGATTCTGACTCTTCATCCGAATCATAATTAGACGACTTGACACCATTTGAGAAAGACGATTCCGAATGTTCAACGGCTTCGGAACTATCCTCAAAATTATTTGCTGATGATGAATCTGAGTTACTACTGGCAAAACTTATTACTTCATTATCCTGGGAATCGGAAGCTTCTGACTGACCCTCAGGTGCCGCATCATTAACACTCTGCTCTGATGAACTCGACTTTTCATTGACTCTCTCATCAGAATTAAAGTCAGTATCACTGACGAACGGACCATCGTTCTGATCTGATTGAGTCGAGTGTATATGTTCAACCGTTTCAAATGAATTAGAACTTTCAGCATTACTGGAACTTGAAGCCAATTTAAAATGAAGACTGTCCGTTCTTTGTGTCGATTCCGATGCGCCTGAACTAGCCAATAAAATAACGTCATCATCACTTGGGCTTAATTCACTCGTTAATTGCTGATAATGAGTATTAATCCGTTCAAATTCCGTTGGAGCGCTACTTGGCTGTTTAACATTCTGATCCGGAGTACCATAATGATGTCGCGGTTTAAATTCAGCAGTCATTCTTGCGATTGGATTATTTTGAAGATCAATGTGACTGGAACTAGTTTTATAAGGCTTAAAGTCATTAAAGTTAGCCCGTTGAACATCACGAGAAAATCCCGTTACGTTTCGTTTACCACTACGGGAATATCTGGATTTACGTTCCCTGATCGCATTAACCTTTTTATTTTTATTTACGGTACCGTCATGTACAAATTTCCGGTAAAAGGCAGGCCCATCATAATGGTTCATTTACTCTTCATCCTTAAATAAAAATCCATTAAATATAATTATTTAAATAATTTGGTAGCCGTTTTGAAATCAAATGGTTCACCGACTTTATATGAGTCCGGTAAAATCAAAGCACCTGGATGCTGCGGAGCGCCAGGAATGCGTAATTCGTATCCGGCACAGATCATCCCGTTACTTTCAACGCCCTTTAACTTGCTTGGCCAAATGATTAAACCGTTTGGCATCATGGCACCAACTTTAGCGACCACGACTTTAATCCCCTGTTTCATGTTAGGAGAACCACTGACGATCTGAACGGTCTTACCACCATCAATTTCAGTTTGGGTAATTTTTAATTTACTGGAATCGGGATGTTGTTTGCAGGTCTTAACGTAACCAACCACAAATCGTGGAATCGGATCCTGCTTCAACTGATCATTGAAGCCAGCGTTCTTAATGGCTTGGTTTAACTTGCTTAAGTCATCGTTAGTTAAATGAATTTCACCATTCTTACCTTTTAAATCGGGTAATACGTGACTAGCATCTAAGAAATTAAAACCTAAAGTAATTTTTTGCTTTGGGTCAAAAATCTTAACGACGTTTTTATTGATCTTAACACTCTGCTGCTTAGTATCTTGATGTAGGATGACAACTAAAATATCACCCATTTGAGAAGGATTATATCCGGCTGCTAACATGTAAAAAACTCCTTTGATCTAAAGATTTTGGTCTTTAACGAATTTGTGTACTAAAATTATTATAACTTATCTATAACAAACCAACATAATTGATTGGAGAATCAGTCATGAAAAAATTAACAAAATTCAGTCTCATATTATTGGGATTAAGTATTGGTATTACGTTATTGAGTACCCACCAAATCAATCGACTCTATAATGATCACATCGAAAATCAAATCCTGAAAAAAATTCAATCTAGGTATCAGGGCTTTAATATTAAAGGCACCTGGATCCAAAAGCATGGTAATCACTATATTGGTGGAATTACCGTTCAAGAAAATCATCAATGGCTTCAGCACCGATTCGAAGCGGATCAAAACGGTCAGCTGATTCTCGATAATTAATTACTTATCTGTCTTATCAGGAAAATGAGCTACAATCCGATAAATGGGCCCGTGACTCATCGTTTTTTCTTCGTATTCAGTAACGATATTATGTTCGTTTTCTTTACTATGGTGTAAATCTAGCGTAATATCATCAAATTTTAAGCCATAATTATTCATGGATTTTAACGAATACTCGAAGAAATTCCGGTTATCGGTCTTAAATTTAATCGGTGCGTTCGGTGCTAAAATCTCATGATAACGTGGTAAAAAACGTGATGACGTTAAACGTCGTTTAGCATGACGTTTTTTTGGCCACGGATCAGAAAAATTCAAAAATAGACATTGAATCTGATGTGGCTTGAAGAAGTCAACCACCTGGTTAGCATTACCTTCGATTAATTGAACGTTAGAACGGTGATGAGCAATAACTTTCTTTAAAGCCATCGCAACTACTGATTCTTCTAGTTCAATCCCGATAAAATTAATTTCGGGATGTAATTTAGCAATCGTGTCAATAAATTGACCCTTGCCAGTCCCAATTTCTAAATAAATTGGCTGCTTCTTGGGAAAACGGTCTTCCCATTCACCTTGTAATTGATCAGGGTCTGTTACGATCGTCTGCGGATGAGCTGCAATATATGGTGCCGCCCATTTTTTATGTCTTGCACGCAAATTAATAGCCTCCTAATTATACTTCTTAACTTGTTTCGGTAAATAAACGTTAATCATTCCATATACTTCGATCATCATTAGAGCCAGTAAAAGCACATCCCACATTATGGATCGGCCACTGATCAAGCCACCGATAACGAACAGAAATTCAACGGTCCCCATTAACGTCCAGAGCATCTTTTGAAAGCTCTTAAGCTGGTTAACACCGTTTAATGGGTAAATATGAATAAACGCGTTCGATTCAAAATGGAAATAAAACGGAATGATTTGAAATACCGTTAAATATACAAATACTAAACCCATAATTATTGACAAAGTCGTACCATCAATAAAGATTAAAATAATTAAGCCAATGATAACTAAACGAGCGTATAAATTACTAAATTCTTTATCACGAACGAAGCCGTGCCAATATAGGTACAGATAAGTATTTTTTCGGGTTCGTTTAATTAATTTCAATAGTGGTGACAAATAACGTCGACGTGTAATTGCGCTGCCAAAGTTAGGTACGTCAACAAACATGTTGAAGATGGTGTAAATATCATGCATCCGATGATTTTCGGTTCTAATCATGCGGAGCCAATCAACTGGGCTAGATTGGTGATTAAAGATATAATTTTCGATCAAATACCATACCAAAATTAAAATTAAACTAATCCACGGTGTTAACATCAAGCCAAATGCGATGATAATCACCGGTAAAATCAGCCGACTAACTAATCTAGAACTAAATCGGTTCTTATCTTGGTATTCTAGATCAGCCTCTGCGGTTAACCAATTAGCTTTAAGAAGTAGCATAATTATCAGCCAGCTAATTAATTCTAACCAGTCCAATTGATAACGGATCCTAAATAAAGGTAGTAATACAAACCAAACTACAATTTGGATAATTCCAGCATTAAAAGAACTGTACTTAATAGCTTGTTTCAGGTACCCTTTCATTGCACTATCTTTAGGCAAAAGAAAGACGTAATCAGGATCCTGCGTTAACGTCGCTAAACGACCGAGCTGGATTGAAATCAGGATGACTAAACCAATTACTGGTGTTAGCCACCAAGTTCCGATTCGAAGCGTCTTTAAGAAATTAGAGTATGCCAGCCCTAAGCCACCGACAAAGAACAGTAACGCAATGACAAAGAAATCATTGAATACGTATTTAAGGTATTTAGTCATGTGGACTAAATGAGTGCTTAATCGTTGCTTAAATAACCGTGTCATTTTCTGGCATCCTTTGCTAATGATAAGTACACATCCGATAGCGTATCTTTATGATATTGCTTACGAAGCTGGTCCATAGTACTTTCAGTTCGAATGTAACCGTTATGGATTAGGACAAATCGATCACAAACCCGTTGGGCCGTATCTAAAACATGAGTCGTCATCAGAATACTACTGCCCTGCACTTTTCGTTCTTTGATCAAAGCCAACAGATCGTGAACTGCTAACGGATCCAAACCTAGAAACGGTTCATCAATAATAAATAACTTAGCGTTCGTTAAAAAGGCGCAGATAATCATGACTTTCTGCTTCATACCCTTTGAAAAATCGATTGGGAACCAATTCAATTTGTTGGATAATCTGAATCGATATAATAGGTATTTAGCTCGATGCCAAGCTTTCTTGGGTTCCAAATTATAGGCCATGATCGTCATCTCCAGATGTTCTTTTAAGGTCAATTCCGGATACAAGATCGGTGTTTCAGGAACATAAGCGATCTGCTGCTTATATTTCTGACTATCATCATCGATTGAAACGCCATTAACCTTAATGGAACCAGAAAACGGCTTCAATAAACCGATAATGTGATTGATCGTAGTTGATTTACCGGCACCGTTAAGGCCGATCAAACCAACTAATTCACCATCTTTAATGTTAAACGAAACATCGTGTAAGACCGGAAGCTGTGAGTAACCACCGGTTAAATGGGATACAACTAAAGACATTAATTTCATTCATCTCTTTAAATCGATTAAAATCGTAATTACGTAAGTAATTATATCATACCGATTCTCATTTACGCGGTAAGGTTAGTGTATAATTAAGTTGAATAATATTTACTGATGAAAGAAGTCTGATTATGAGTAACGAACTCGATGACAACTGTATCTTTTGTAAAATTATTGAAGGTAAAGTTCCTAGTTACACGATTTATGAAGATGACGTTGTAAAAGCATTCTTAGACATTTCACAGACCACCCCTGGTCATACTCTAGTGATTCCAAAGCGTCATATCCCCAATATTTATGCTTATGATGCTAAATATGCCGGTGAAGTCTTTTCTAGAATCCCGATGATCGCACGTGCTGTTAAAGCATCTAATCCTAAGATCAAGGGCTTAAACATTCTTAATAACAATGGTAAGTTAGCTTCTCAATCCGTATTCCATTCTCATTTCCATCTTATTCCCCGTTATACGGAAAATGATGGCTTTTCCATGCACTTCACTAACCATAATTCTGAATACGATAACGCCAAATTCACTAAGGTTATGAATGACATTAAAAAACACGTGGAGAAATAAGCATGAATAGATTCACTAAGTATACTGGTGAAACGGCAGCTATATTGGGCTTAGCTTGTTTACTTCATCCGAAGGAAGTTAAATCGGACCTCAGCTACCTTAAAAAGTATCTGATCACATCAAAACAGTTGATTAACAGGTTGATAGAACAATTAAAAACTTCTAAAGATGCTCTTCAAAACTTCACGCACAGTATTAAGGGCGTTGATGTGAATAAGATTGAACAACGGACCAATCATTCCGTCAATCAGCTTCAAGTAAAAATTAATCAACTACAGAAATCAATTAAGCAAACTAAAACTAATTAATTTATTTCTCAACATTTTTATGAATGATATGTTATGTTATAAGACAGATTACTTAATAGAAATGGGTGTTTGAAAAGAATGAAATTAAGAAAGAAAATCTTACTTGGCGCAATGGGTGGCTTAATGTGTTTATCATTAGCCGCTTGTGGTAACCAAGCTGTCGCTACTACCAAAGGTGGTCGAATCACAAGAACTTCTTATTATAATAATATGAAGAAGACCGCCAACGGTAAGCAAGTCTTACAACAGATGATCTTAGATAAAGTGTTATCCAAAGATTACGGTAAAGACGTTAAATCTTCTCAAGTTAACGCCATTATGAACCAGATGAAAGCTCAATATGGTTCAGAATTCGATATGTTATTACAGCAACAAGGCATGACGACCGCTCAATTACGTCAAAGCCTTCGTAGTAAGTTATTATTACGTGAAGCTGTAAAGCATAATACTGACTTTACACCGAAGATGTTAAAGAAGCAGTTCAAGAGCTTCGAACCTAAAGTTACGGTTGCCCAAATCTTAGTAACCAGCAAATCTCAGGCTCAGACCGTTGAATCGAAATTAAAGTCTGGCGACAGTTTTGCCAAAGTTGCTAAGAAGTATTCTAAGGACCCTAGCAAGAAGAATGGTGGCCGTTTAGCTCCATTTGACAACACCGCTAAGTTAAGTCCTAAGTTCAAGGATGCTGCCTTCAAGCTTCATAACGGTGAATACACCAAGACACCGGTTAAAACCCAATATGGTTATCAGATCATCAAGATGATCCATAAGCCTGAACGTGGTACTTACAAAGATAATAAAGCCGCTTTAGAAAATCAGATCACCGATAAGGAAATGAAGAACGCTTCCCTTATGCATAAGGTCGTTTCTAAAGTCTTACAAAACGGTGATGTTAACATTCAAGATAACAGCCTAAAGAATATTTTGGCTGGTTACATGTCATCATCTAAGTAATCAATAACTTTGTAAATTAAATCTTAAGCACCTAATAATCAATTCAATTCTGATTATTGGGCGCTTTTTTGTTAATAAACCAAAAATCATAGGAATTATGAACAAATTAAGGGTCGAGTTGTGATACACTTAAAACGGAAAGAGGAGGATTTACTTATGAAAAAGACAAAAATTGTAAGTACATTAGGTCCTGCCAGCTTTACGGTCCCGAAGATCGCTAAGTTAATCAAAGCAGGAGCTAACGTTTTCCGTTTCAACTTCTCACATGGTAGTCATCCTGAACACTTCAAGCGTTACAAGATGGTTGTCCAGGCTGAAAAGCAGACTGGCATGAACGTTGGTATCGATTGTGATACTAAGGGTGCTGAAATTCGTACTACCGCTAACAAAGATGGTAAGAAATTTACTTATCATCCAGGTGACACCTTTAATATTGGAATGGATGCCGATGGTAAGAAAGAAACTACCAAGGACTTAGTTCAGTCCACTTACGATGGCTTATTTGACGATGTTCACGTTGGTGGACACGTTATGTTCGATGATGGTATTTTAGATACCATTTGTGTAAGCAAAGATAGCTCTAAGCGTCAGTTACACGTTAAAGTGCAAAATACCGCTACCTTAGGTTCTCGTAAGACTGCCGACATTCCTGGTGCCATTGTTAACTTACCTGGTGTTACTAAGAAAGATGAAAATGATATTCGTTTCGCATGTGAAAACATGCATATCAACTTTATCACCGCATCATTCTTACGTAAGCCTCAGGATGTTCGTGATATCCAGAAGATTTTAAAGGATGAAAACATGACTGATGTTCAGATCTTCCCTAAGTTAGAAAATCAAGAAGGTATTGATAACTTACCACAGATCATGAAGTTTGCCGATGGTGTCATGGTACCTCGTGGTGACATGGCCGTTAATATTCCATTCGAAAATGTTCCATTAGTACAGAAGCACATGATTCATTACTGTAACAAGATCGGTAAGCCTGTAATCACTGCTACCCAGATGGAAGCTTCAATGGCTGTTAATCCTCGTCCTAGCCGTGCTGAAGTATCTGACTGTGCCGATGCCGTATTTGATGGTACCGATGCTACGATGCTTTCTGGTGAAACTGCTAATGGTGACTGGCCTGTACATGCCGTTGCTTCAATGGCACGTATTGATACCAAGGCTGAAAACCACTTCGCAGAATATGGTTACCCTCGTCCAAAGTTCGACGGTGGTGACACTGAAGAAGCAGTTGCACACAGTGCTACTTTAGAAGCAACTGACTTAGGCATTAAGACCATCGTTTGCTTTGCCAAGAACGGTCACATGCCACGTATGTTCTCTAAGTACCATCCAAATGCTGATGTATTAGCATTAGTTCCTACTGAACGTATTCGTGACGGCTTAACTATTGACTGGGGTATTCACCCAGTAATGGCTAAGGCTCCTGCAGACTTCAAGAGTGCTTTACAGGAAGCAATGAGCGAAGCCGTTAACTCTGGTTTAGCTAAGAAAGGTGACAAGATTTTAGTTGCCATGGCTACTCCAGTTAAAGGTGCATTCGTTGTTACCGTTAAGTAATTTATAAAATTTAATCT
This window encodes:
- a CDS encoding DNA translocase FtsK, which encodes MNHYDGPAFYRKFVHDGTVNKNKKVNAIRERKSRYSRSGKRNVTGFSRDVQRANFNDFKPYKTSSSHIDLQNNPIARMTAEFKPRHHYGTPDQNVKQPSSAPTEFERINTHYQQLTSELSPSDDDVILLASSGASESTQRTDSLHFKLASSSSNAESSNSFETVEHIHSTQSDQNDGPFVSDTDFNSDERVNEKSSSSEQSVNDAAPEGQSEASDSQDNEVISFASSNSDSSSANNFEDSSEAVEHSESSFSNGVKSSNYDSDEESESSNSSVKPDVESSESAEPLGHDFSSIMRDEKQDIKNNLELFKKSELASKSGAATSNESENASNESNISESSKASEGSSQSNNNETKSLSSNQDVMIESSNTSVESQSSSDDESFGKRPDFVAQNPTNVQPNSDFDDSDSGDDEHPEIQPSTSSNYHFPSHDLLVAPKRNYDQGLDDWILDKANTLNKTLRAFHVNAQVVDWTNGPTVTQFQVKLHLGVKVSKINHLSDDLKMALAAKDIRIQAPIPGKTTCGIEIPNPKPRPVMLSEVVNSKTFRDSKSDLTIALGVDLTGKPRVTDLRKMPHGLIAGATGSGKSVFINCMLVSLMYKATPQELKMILIDPKAVEFAPYNGIPYLLSPVISEPKQAAASLKWATKEMNERYEKLAAAGVRNIEQFNEKAESHHQPQMKMPYILIVIDELADLMMVAGDEIETYIVRITQKARAAGIHLVVATQRPSVDVITGTMKNNIPTRVAFMVSSQVDSRTIIDQSGAERLLGKGDMLFLGNGSSHPIRLQGCYVSNQEIDKVAGFARKQQPAQYVFHPGSLLKHVNKLENQDKLMPQVLAYIAKEKTVSTSKLQRVFSIGYNRAAKIIDDLEQHNYISGQEGSKPRDVYLTEADYKKLNL
- the ytpR gene encoding YtpR family tRNA-binding protein, which produces MLAAGYNPSQMGDILVVILHQDTKQQSVKINKNVVKIFDPKQKITLGFNFLDASHVLPDLKGKNGEIHLTNDDLSKLNQAIKNAGFNDQLKQDPIPRFVVGYVKTCKQHPDSSKLKITQTEIDGGKTVQIVSGSPNMKQGIKVVVAKVGAMMPNGLIIWPSKLKGVESNGMICAGYELRIPGAPQHPGALILPDSYKVGEPFDFKTATKLFK
- the trmB gene encoding tRNA (guanosine(46)-N7)-methyltransferase TrmB, giving the protein MRARHKKWAAPYIAAHPQTIVTDPDQLQGEWEDRFPKKQPIYLEIGTGKGQFIDTIAKLHPEINFIGIELEESVVAMALKKVIAHHRSNVQLIEGNANQVVDFFKPHQIQCLFLNFSDPWPKKRHAKRRLTSSRFLPRYHEILAPNAPIKFKTDNRNFFEYSLKSMNNYGLKFDDITLDLHHSKENEHNIVTEYEEKTMSHGPIYRIVAHFPDKTDK
- a CDS encoding ABC transporter permease; this encodes MTRLFKQRLSTHLVHMTKYLKYVFNDFFVIALLFFVGGLGLAYSNFLKTLRIGTWWLTPVIGLVILISIQLGRLATLTQDPDYVFLLPKDSAMKGYLKQAIKYSSFNAGIIQIVVWFVLLPLFRIRYQLDWLELISWLIIMLLLKANWLTAEADLEYQDKNRFSSRLVSRLILPVIIIAFGLMLTPWISLILILVWYLIENYIFNHQSSPVDWLRMIRTENHRMHDIYTIFNMFVDVPNFGSAITRRRYLSPLLKLIKRTRKNTYLYLYWHGFVRDKEFSNLYARLVIIGLIILIFIDGTTLSIIMGLVFVYLTVFQIIPFYFHFESNAFIHIYPLNGVNQLKSFQKMLWTLMGTVEFLFVIGGLISGRSIMWDVLLLALMMIEVYGMINVYLPKQVKKYN
- a CDS encoding ABC transporter ATP-binding protein, with protein sequence MSLVVSHLTGGYSQLPVLHDVSFNIKDGELVGLIGLNGAGKSTTINHIIGLLKPFSGSIKVNGVSIDDDSQKYKQQIAYVPETPILYPELTLKEHLEMTIMAYNLEPKKAWHRAKYLLYRFRLSNKLNWFPIDFSKGMKQKVMIICAFLTNAKLFIIDEPFLGLDPLAVHDLLALIKERKVQGSSILMTTHVLDTAQRVCDRFVLIHNGYIRTESTMDQLRKQYHKDTLSDVYLSLAKDARK
- a CDS encoding HIT family protein, with protein sequence MSNELDDNCIFCKIIEGKVPSYTIYEDDVVKAFLDISQTTPGHTLVIPKRHIPNIYAYDAKYAGEVFSRIPMIARAVKASNPKIKGLNILNNNGKLASQSVFHSHFHLIPRYTENDGFSMHFTNHNSEYDNAKFTKVMNDIKKHVEK
- a CDS encoding peptidylprolyl isomerase: MKLRKKILLGAMGGLMCLSLAACGNQAVATTKGGRITRTSYYNNMKKTANGKQVLQQMILDKVLSKDYGKDVKSSQVNAIMNQMKAQYGSEFDMLLQQQGMTTAQLRQSLRSKLLLREAVKHNTDFTPKMLKKQFKSFEPKVTVAQILVTSKSQAQTVESKLKSGDSFAKVAKKYSKDPSKKNGGRLAPFDNTAKLSPKFKDAAFKLHNGEYTKTPVKTQYGYQIIKMIHKPERGTYKDNKAALENQITDKEMKNASLMHKVVSKVLQNGDVNIQDNSLKNILAGYMSSSK
- the pyk gene encoding pyruvate kinase codes for the protein MKKTKIVSTLGPASFTVPKIAKLIKAGANVFRFNFSHGSHPEHFKRYKMVVQAEKQTGMNVGIDCDTKGAEIRTTANKDGKKFTYHPGDTFNIGMDADGKKETTKDLVQSTYDGLFDDVHVGGHVMFDDGILDTICVSKDSSKRQLHVKVQNTATLGSRKTADIPGAIVNLPGVTKKDENDIRFACENMHINFITASFLRKPQDVRDIQKILKDENMTDVQIFPKLENQEGIDNLPQIMKFADGVMVPRGDMAVNIPFENVPLVQKHMIHYCNKIGKPVITATQMEASMAVNPRPSRAEVSDCADAVFDGTDATMLSGETANGDWPVHAVASMARIDTKAENHFAEYGYPRPKFDGGDTEEAVAHSATLEATDLGIKTIVCFAKNGHMPRMFSKYHPNADVLALVPTERIRDGLTIDWGIHPVMAKAPADFKSALQEAMSEAVNSGLAKKGDKILVAMATPVKGAFVVTVK